TCCGGTCTCCTTAAGGTACTCGTCCATGGAGATGTTTCTATCGTGCTGAATACGCTCCTCCTCTTCCTTCTTCATGACCTCGACCTGCCTGGAAATCAGTGTCTCAGGAACCTCGAGATCCGCCTTTCCGGAAATCAGCTCCACGGCATCGTATTCAGCCATGGACTGGTTTTCGGCCTGCATACTCTCGTGAATTATCTTTCTTATCTCTTCGCGGAACTCGTCTTCCGAGGCGCATTCCTTCTGGAGAATCTTGTGGAAAAATTCCGGCGTGAGATCGGGGAGCACCCGTTCCTTCACTTCGGTGACGGTCATTTCGTAGCGGAGGGTTTTACCCGCGAGATTTTTCTCTGGATAATCCTCCTCGACCATCACTTCCGCTTCCGCTTGGGCGCCCGTTTCCTTACCGAGAAGGGCATCCTTGATCTCTGTCCTCACGGAGGGCTGGGAGAGGTCCAGGGTAGTCGTGTCCGGTCCGTGCCTCTCCTCTTCTCCGTTTTCTCCCAAAAGGATGGTGAAGTATTCTATAGCGACCGTGTCGGTACCTGAAATAGGACGTCCCTCCACCGGGACAAGAGTGGAATTCTGTTTCAGAATCTCCTGGATAGTCCCTTCGAGCGTCTCGTCAGAGACATCGGCAACCGCTCTTTCCACCGAAATATCCTCAAGCGGGGGAAGGGTTATCTCCGGGGACACTTCGAAGGTGAGCACCACCTCCACAGGGCTGCCCTCCTCCATTTTCTCGATCTTCACGGACGGCTCGTCGATAAGGTCCAGTTCATAGTCCTTCACAATTTCCTCTATGGCGTCGGGGAGCATAGCCTCAAAAGCCTCTGCGAATATGGCCGTCTTACCGAACCGCATCTCAAGAACTTTTCTGGGGGCATGCCCTTTTCTGAATCCAGGAATGTTCACTTTGGACGCAATTTCTTTAACT
This window of the Aminivibrio sp. genome carries:
- the tig gene encoding trigger factor translates to MLSQEKNVLSIKVEFEPEEFAKNVDKTVKEIASKVNIPGFRKGHAPRKVLEMRFGKTAIFAEAFEAMLPDAIEEIVKDYELDLIDEPSVKIEKMEEGSPVEVVLTFEVSPEITLPPLEDISVERAVADVSDETLEGTIQEILKQNSTLVPVEGRPISGTDTVAIEYFTILLGENGEEERHGPDTTTLDLSQPSVRTEIKDALLGKETGAQAEAEVMVEEDYPEKNLAGKTLRYEMTVTEVKERVLPDLTPEFFHKILQKECASEDEFREEIRKIIHESMQAENQSMAEYDAVELISGKADLEVPETLISRQVEVMKKEEEERIQHDRNISMDEYLKETGTTKEEYEEKIRKQAETIVRRSLVLDKIAEDLKVSVEKEDFEAEMELLASTYKIDADRLVKSLFKDEKRLIEVANRIKYKKTVKAIMEAVRVTDAAAPQTEEHNKNG